Genomic window (Juglans microcarpa x Juglans regia isolate MS1-56 chromosome 2S, Jm3101_v1.0, whole genome shotgun sequence):
taagataataaaaatggCAAACACTACTCACTATGATTATGGCACAGCATAGGAAAGTGTCATTTGGCCATGAATGATATATCTATTGGccaatcttataaattaatcaaTGGACAGTGCTACTAGACCCTTATTTAACCAAAGGAGGTATACCGATGAGTGCAAatgctattttgtttttttctttttttttatcattttttatacagttttaaatatttctcaaaaataaaaaataatatcaaatcactaatattcacttctttaatcattaaataaaaaaattaatcgatCACTTTTATCGATTTAACTAACATTTTCTTTAGTAGGATTATATCCAACAGCAAAAACCAATGTTTTGATTCTTCATTTCTCTTCATATGATATGGTCATATCCATCCCCGAATCATTTGTATAagatctcaattcatttctgGTGGGCCGCTTTAACTATTTATTCATATTCTGAttctctaattattttttaacgtTAGTTTATATGACTCCTAAGTCCGACGATAACTTATACATAGTGTGTCCGTTACTCTAGAAAGAAATAGTGTATTATGTGACCTTCTGATTTGAAATTGATTACCACGAAAatgaatagaaataaaaataattaaattcccaTAAGAATTTATCCTTTCCTTCCTTCGTTAActgtaattaatttataacaaTGGAATCAATCAAAGGagcatataataaaaaaattaaaaaagaaaaaggagaaggatatctcaataaagaaaaagttcagtctaaaaaaaaaaagtcatttccAAACGAAATTCTGCATGTCATTGTAATTTGTAACAATGATATAAAGGAATCGCAAACAATGTTTAGTCTGTGGTGCAATGGGGAGGACATACAATTTTATCTACTCTCAAAGCTCACTCGAGTTGAGTAGAGACATGTAGCAAAGGCTAACATCTCCAAAACAACTGTTCTTTATAATTTGTTGGTTCATTCTATTTGAAATTCGTTCGTTGGCTTTTGAAATGAAATGGTTTAGATACCTCGAACAAtcttaaaattcttttaattaatcGACACTCTTATGGGTCATATTCTTCAGGACGAAACATGTAAACTGGATTTGATAGCGCTGTGCTTAGCAACACAAGCACAAAAGATTCAACCTCTTTCATTTCTCGAAATCGTGTGTTTGTGTCgagttttatgggattttcgcTGTGTTTGGTTCAGAATCTGGGTAGAATAAGGTGACAGCCTGAGGTGCATAGCAGTTTGCTGCATTAACACGGTGCTTGTTGGCTTGTTCATGGGCTACACCTGAAGTGCTTATATCTGTGCAGTTGCCTGAAGAGGCTATGGTGCTGAGTGGGAAACAATAATCCTATCATCTGCATGCAGATTATTGGGATGACATAGAAAAGTGTTACAGTTGACAAGAATGTCAAGAAAGATAAACAGATCAAATACTGAATTTGAGCGATCATTTGACATAACATCCATGACCAAGTATGTCCAACCACATGAATTCCATCGAGCATACATTACATTGAAGAAGGACAAAGTTTTTTTCCCTGTCTGATACAAGAGATACTAAATTTCACAATAATAAACGGTTTCTGGTCATAGTGCAACCTCTGCATTCTTGAGGATTACAGATATCAgtttccaccaccaccaccgaaGAGGTACCCAAGAGAAGATCCACCACCAGGGGCAGAGTGAACTTTGGTAGAAGGCCGATCCTGCACTCACATTTGCAAACCTTTTTGAGTTGTGATCATAACATTACCACGGTGGGACTTAAAAGAGATACTCGACAATCACATAGCCAAATCAAGGGCAGATAACTTCAAGGCATTTCAACAGAGCCATCGCTATTCttcagagaaagagaggaaacgaaaacataaacaatttaaaaaagaagCAAATAGTTACAATCACAATCTCCCTCCACAATATAATGAATAGGATACCCTCCTTTTTCTAAGCAGTACAACATTAGCATCATCCGGTGAAGTGTAAGAGTTATATGAATCTAATTCTATGCATAACGTGATTGAAATTATGATCTTGAACCTATGATGCAGCCAAACCAATTTCTTACACCGTTTTCCATTCTCAAAGAGAACATAATTGTGCATCGAGCAGTCCATTAAACCAGATCAGAGTCAGTGCAGATACCACTCGATCAGGCCTTCCCTATATTTCACATGCCAGAGGAACCAACTCATCTGACAAGCACATACCCACTCATTAGTAGGTCAGTTACTGGCTGGACCCTGTTTGTCACCATTCAGATCTAATGGATTTACTTTATCTAAGACAGCAAATGCAAAGGGAGGGATTCTGACTCCTGATCTGTTCAAGTATCCAAAAGAATTCGATGTATCTATGGATTAAGGAAAATttcataagaaaataaaatgttacaGAAAGATGAACACCAACTATAGTCTAAATCACCTCGACATGCTTGAAAAGGATCATACCGTAATAAAGTTGCCGCAGTTCTGACCATCGGCCCGAAAGTAATTGTTTGTAAGATGACCCTGAACACCTGCTGGAATCTGCTTTTCAATTGGTTgtgaagcagcagcagcaggcTTTTGAGACGGAGAAGGCCCGTTGTTTGTTGCTGGCTCCTGGTTCTGGGCAACTTGCGCATTCTTAGTGGTCTCTCCAGCTCCAAACAGGTAACCCAATGAACTCTGTCCGCCACCAGCGCTGATGCCACGACCCATTTCGTCCTTTTTTTACAATCAGATTAATTGATAAGAACGTTGAAACTTCAACATTTCTTCTGGCACGTATAGAAGTGAATGCAAATGCACATATAACATACAGAATGTTGATCTAATAATTCTCTATATATCTTACAATATTGGCTCATACCAAAATATTGAGTGAATGAAGCTACATTGGTAGGTGGCCACCAAAACTGGATGAGAAAACTAAATTGCTTTAGCACTTGCTACACTAGAGCCATATAGACTGGTCTGTAACTCTGCACGACCTTTGCCCTCTTCTCTCTATTCAATTACTTAAGCACTACAATCCAATTTCATGTGCTGAACACACAAATTCAGAATGTTCTTAAAAATTTGACAGATGACGGTAACTATCTCTATCCTTACTTCTTCAAAATTACGAAATCTCCACTCAAATTCACATAACCAACTAGCTATACAGCAAAATAATGCACATTCAAACCCCCTCTATATATTCCAAAACAAGGTGGGAAAAAAAACGAAACCCAATTGAAGTAATGCATAAACCCATTAGCCTTATACCAGATCCAACACGCACAACAAATTTCATTACACAACAATGCAGGTATAGTAAATCGCAATAatagaaggggaaaaaaaaaaaggaaacccGGACGAAATAATGCATAAATCCTTACACCAGATCCAACACGCACAACAAAAATTCTTTTACACAGTAATGCATGCATacttttggaataaaaaaaaaaaatcagatagaGAAATTGAACTGAAAACGTGGAAGGTGTAGTCATGAAATGGGATCTGAGCTTTGAAGCTTAAAACGGAGTAATTGACTGTAAAATTTCGTACCGTTCGTTTTGGGACCCCGAATTGGAAGCAAGAGAATGCAGAGAGGATTGCGAAGCCAAATGCAATGCAACCCAAGCAATttgtacatatatacacaccatacgtcataactttttttaatttttatttttttataaagaaattttatttttatttttttaaactaattaaatttttatatttatcattcacatactacatatttataaaataataaataaataaatataatatatgatatgtagagatgaataaaatttttcatacgtAACTTATtcattggatttttttaaaaaaataaaaataaaaaatcggaTTCGATTCTTTAATGGATAAACTAGTATGGATGATTAGGattttacatagtttttaatttaaagacTTTTATTATTCGAAGAGAGGTGACCATAAAGCCGATACTATTTTAATACTATGACTGGTTTTCCGTTTTCATCTCAACATATCACCATcacttaatataaatatttttaaattttaaattttaaatttcaactttttttctgattattatctaatttttttaaaattttaaataaaatataaaaaataatttaatttttttacatcttaaaataaaaattatattaaagatttatattctaataatattttaattttataatatttttattaaatattttatttctaatttttcaaaatctaataatatatttcaattcaaaaaaGAAGTACGTTGGATTTTGAGGTGGTAGCTGGCTTTactgttttgggtttggttaAAGGTGTCGGCCGGCCTTATTGTTGGCAAAGCAATGGGCTTCACGTGGTTTTGCAGGGAGTAATGAGAAGATGCTGCGCGCCCGCAAAAGCGATAAAATGCTGATTGCGTAACATTCACCGCTAGATCTGATTTGACATAACACTTTACAATAATCCAACGTTACACCACTTATGGCCTCAGTCTTTTTCAGAGAATCAGAATCCACACGAGGCAGacttcaaagaaacaaaattaaaaatattaatattaataataaatccaCAATTTCTATGTAAATGGtggtaaaatattaatatatcttaaaaaattttaattgtttcTTATTGACAATGTtgtgtaaagttatttttattttaacaaatttgCATAGTAATACCATATATATTTGTAGAGTGGGTAAGTACTgtacagtcattttgaaaaagagtgagatctactattaaaaattattattattattattttttcttatgaatctcatatttatttatttttttcaaagtgattgcacggcgtttatatattcatgattataactatcatttctcaaatattaaatgacaaaagattattattttttatttatctgtcAGTAATTCGATATTATTTCAAAatggtaaataatttttttggaaaaaaaactcGAGATAATTTGGAAACAATACAAAACTCATATAAACTGTCAAGAAAAACGCTTCAACTCACTATATTGAAAGCTATATTTATGTGCCTTATGACAAAGATTGACATACATCGTacgtatatataaaaaaaaaaaaaaaaaaaaaaaaaaaagactgacATACATCGTATTATACATGTTTCTGTCACTTTCAGAGCACGAAAAGATggcaaattcaatttaattGAATACCTATTTGTGTGGACATTAAACAACGGGTGGGGACCGTGGCGGTGCACTTTGCTTCTAAGTTTATGCTTACTTGTTGCTGTGGCAAAGGGAAGCCAAAGGAGAGTTAGGTGAAGAGGAATGTTATGCTTGTATGTCTTTCGCCTAAAACTTTTTGCTGCATTGCAGACGGGTCGGGTGCCATGATGCCATTTGCATCAGTGCTTGAGAACAGAACAACTTCCCGTTTGTTAATAACCCAAAAATTATGAACAATGTGATCATTTTCTCCTCTCATTACTAATCCAAGCTTGTATGATAAGAATTTATCTTTGATTCAGATTTTCcagagtttttttatatttttacaaaagaattacatataTTACCAACGATTTTATCTCCCTGAAACAGATTTGAAGGGCTAATGTTCTTTTCTGGCTGCGTCTAATTGAATGTAAGTTATTCATGGTTGCACGGTAATGCATACAAGCATACCTAGCTTTGTAATGCGTACAACTACAAGGTAATAAGAATGTAAAAATTGCCTCAAAACAAGTTGCTGTTCCCAGAATTAATATGTCCGGTATCCATGACCATGATTCCATGAACATTCTTTAAAACCCAGAAAGAAAAACGTGAAAATTATTTATCTCCTGATGGAATCACTACAtagaatgtttgaatgttatgaGCATTTACATGATCACTCGCAGCTTGGATATGTTCGCAACTGCATACATTAGTTTTCCTATATCATGTCAGTGGAGCCTCGGCAGGGAGAAACCTCTGGACACCATCTAGCTACGAGACTGATTTTAAATCGAGGAGATCTTCGAGATCTCTACCAATAATTTGTGTAAGGCTTGAGGCTTTGAGAAAAAAGGTGAGTGGTCTGCGCCTTTTACCCGAAAGACCTGTTCTGGGGGGCTTGAGTTTATCATGCTCTCTTGGAGGGTGATGGGTATGGCATTGTCTTCAGGAGTTTCTATATAAAACCGCCTCacagatccatatttcatgtcAGTCACAGAGAGCTTTTCCAAAACTGGTGCGAAGGGCACTGGCCTCATTGAAACAGATGCCAAAGCAACATCCTAGAATGTGAGAAACGGAAAATAATCAGTAACCGTGATAGTAACCGTGATAGAAgttcacaaaaaaaaagaaattacatgTAAACAAATGTGAGTGTGCTCGTGCACATTCAGACACTTCTCTGCAATTGCATATATGCGCATGACACATATCGATTTTCATgactaatttaatatattagCAATAAAATATACCTTGGCCGGACTTTGGTTGAATAACAAATCCCTCAACAAAGATTTGTCTAGATCAATAGAAGTTGGAGGGTGCTCATTCCCATTTGTGTACAAAAACATCTGAGCCCGTCGCATTAGATCATTAGTACCTGCCTGCAATTTACTTGCATATAGTCAATGTCAACCCAGACACTTCATatgcttttttttaatttaaaaaaacctATCCCTTTCTATAGCCAAGCTTATTATAAGAGGAATGCAAAGGTCAGACAATGGTTAAAGTTCCTTAGAATCTGCAGCTCTGGACTCACCAAGCTCTCCCCTCATGCTGTCAGGCTTATAAGGTACACATCATATCACGGGGCCAAAACTAGTTCTAAACCCAAATCTTCTTGTTGGTCTTGAGTTCAGCCAGATGAAGGTTTTAG
Coding sequences:
- the LOC121252338 gene encoding protein SPIRAL1-like 3; the protein is MTYGVYICTNCLGCIAFGFAILSAFSCFQFGVPKRTDEMGRGISAGGGQSSLGYLFGAGETTKNAQVAQNQEPATNNGPSPSQKPAAAASQPIEKQIPAGVQGHLTNNYFRADGQNCGNFITDRPSTKVHSAPGGGSSLGYLFGGGGGN